The window TGGTTCAAACTATATCTTCACTTCTGTCAATAGCAATTGAAAGcagacacaataataataaataatagtttAATATAACAAAGTAAATAAAGGAAGGGGCCAATCTGCTGAATGAGTGAGTTAACTTTAACATAGGTCTAAATTTGATTGAAATTACTAAATAGAAATTCAAATTGATTTCTTTCAGTTGATAATTTTcttatcatgtttttaaatacacGTGTTCACTGCATGTACTGCACTTTCTACTACCTTCTGTGACCAGTAGATGGAAGCAGATTCCACATTACAGTTACCATCACCCCAGTTCAGCCTTCACAGGCTTCACTGACTCGTCTGACGCTTCTGAGTGATTCGCTCCAACTTGTTGAAGAAGCAAAACAAGTCACGGATTTTTTGTTGTCTACACATGCAaagtctctgattggctggaagtTTTggagtagttttttttttccctttgctGAACCTCCCCCTATAAAAAAACCTATGATGATATGAAAGCTTCATTCTTTTGAAGTGCGCAACTGAGCAAATTGATGGAATTACGGAGTTGGAAGAGGAAAAGTAAACTTTGACACTGGACGAACTCGTGGAATATCACTTCTAATATCAGAGTTCAGGCTGTTACTTCACAGTTGGGTTGCTTTTCTCAGCTTTATCCCTTTTTCTAACGGTTTCTGAACTCGGGAGGTAAGCGATCTTTACGCACAGTTTGCGCCATGGTGAACTCGTGTCTCCAACTGAGCGGCTTCCTCGTCAGCTGCCTCGGCTGGCTGGGCATCATCATCGCGACGGCCACCAACGACTGGGTGAACATGTGTAAATACGGTTTGAACACCTGCAAGAAGATGGATGAGCTGGGAGCCAAGGGACCCTGGGCGGAGTGCGTCATCTCCACGGGACTGTACCACTGCGTGTCCCTGACGCAGATCCTGGAACTGCCAGGTAAGAAACTGTTGTCATAGTTGTTTTATACAGCATTTGATTTCTCACTTGATGTTGTGCAATCTTCTATTACAGCACCTATTCACCAATGACACCCTTATTTAACTTCGGTTGTAACTTTAGGATTGaagttttctgctgttttctttatttcttatattatttcatgtatttatttattgtagtGTAACCACAGGTTTCATATATATGTGTTTCCACAGCCTACATCCAGACCACTCGCGCCCTGATGATCACAGGGTCGATCCTGGGTCTCCCGGCTGTGGGGATGCTCCTCATGTCCATGCCCTGCATCAACCTTGGCAACGAGCCGCAGAGCGCCAAGAACAGACGCACCATCCTGGGAGGGGTCCTCATATTCATAGTCGGTAAGAAGCTTCACACATAGGGCAACTCAACCTATTGGACAAAGCTTGAATGCTCAgactgaaaaaatgtaaattatacaTGCACTCACCAAGATCCCCTCCCACCTCGTGACACTGACCTTTGCTAACCCCACCTCAAATGCTTTCGGGctgcggagaggagaggatgttgGATATGACTGTCTTCCTCCCTGGGGTgcgcacatatgcacacacacacacacacacacacacacacacacacacacacacacacacacacacacacacacacacacattgacacacaaacTTATATGTTCCTGTTCCATTGAACCCTTCCCCCCTAGATCCCACAacattcctctcctccacctacTCTCATCCACACCCTGCTTTTGTCCTGCACCACATGGAAACGAAACTCGTCCCCCCTGAATTGTCCACTTTTACTTTGCTCAAAAATAGTCAGTGCCGCAGCATTTTCCAGTGCACGTGTCCCTCAGATGAAAGTTTCTGTCAtcatatttgactttttccaCTCCCCGTGTTTGTCACAGCAAAACTCTTTCCAACTTCCAGAGCAGCCTATATCCCCCGGACGCAAACTTCACCATATGTACAAATTAGCCAAAGCTGTTGAAGGATTTTGTCCCGAGGAACAATTTTAAACCAGTTaggattttgtgtgtttgtgtgtttgtttacgcAATTGCACAGCAAAATTAAAATCCACTTGTCCTCCTGCCCTTCACTGCCTCCGCGCTGGCAGCAGAAAGGATGCCAGCGACAATTAGTTTGAGTTCAACTTTAATTATGTTTGTTTACAGGCTCCTCTGAAGCATCCGTCGGGAAGCTTTccattcattttttccccccccattATAGTGCAGTATTCAAAATGTATTCGCCTGTAAATTGACTTCAGGCTGTTGTCCTGCGTTGGCCTATGAGGCGCACTGGCAAAAATCCAAGGTGTACTGCAGGAGATGTGTCCCTGTCAGGGGAGTTCAATATTTGTACAGGTCTTGGAGGAGGCTAAGCACTTCCTC of the Hippoglossus stenolepis isolate QCI-W04-F060 chromosome 10, HSTE1.2, whole genome shotgun sequence genome contains:
- the cldn11a gene encoding claudin-11a, with translation MVNSCLQLSGFLVSCLGWLGIIIATATNDWVNMCKYGLNTCKKMDELGAKGPWAECVISTGLYHCVSLTQILELPAYIQTTRALMITGSILGLPAVGMLLMSMPCINLGNEPQSAKNRRTILGGVLIFIVALCGMVSTVWFPIGAHQEHGLMSFGFSLYTGWVGTIFSLLGGSILTCCSSDFSSSSSSYQENNRFYYSKQGGGNQPPAPSTNHAKSAHV